From Paraburkholderia flava, a single genomic window includes:
- a CDS encoding sulfite exporter TauE/SafE family protein, translating to MVLPHIDPLYSLSGLAVGFLVGLTGVGGGSLMTPILVLLFHVHPATAVGTDLLYAAATKATGTLVHGLKGSVDWQVTARLAAGSVPAATITLLMLHRYGMDTPGASRLIQVVLGAALLVTSIALIFRPQLARLAARRERAPNQGRTLALTMLTGAVLGVLVSLTSVGAGAIGVTVLLLLYPTLRTTRIVGSDVAHAVPLTLLAGAGHWLLGSIDWSMLLSLLTGSLPGIAVGSMLSSRAPDALLRNILAATLTLVGVRLVLA from the coding sequence ATGGTTCTTCCCCACATCGATCCGCTGTACTCGCTCTCCGGCCTCGCTGTCGGCTTCCTGGTCGGACTGACGGGTGTCGGCGGCGGCTCGCTGATGACACCGATCCTCGTGCTGCTGTTCCACGTGCATCCGGCCACCGCGGTCGGCACGGACCTGTTGTACGCGGCCGCGACGAAAGCGACCGGCACGCTCGTGCATGGGCTGAAGGGTTCAGTCGACTGGCAGGTCACGGCTCGGCTCGCGGCCGGCAGCGTGCCCGCCGCGACGATCACGCTGCTGATGCTGCATCGCTACGGGATGGATACGCCGGGCGCGAGTCGCCTGATCCAGGTCGTGCTCGGCGCGGCGTTGCTCGTCACCTCGATCGCGCTGATCTTCCGGCCGCAGCTCGCACGGCTGGCCGCGCGGCGCGAACGCGCACCGAACCAGGGACGCACGCTCGCGCTGACAATGCTCACCGGTGCGGTGCTCGGCGTGCTGGTCTCGCTCACGTCGGTGGGAGCGGGCGCGATCGGCGTGACGGTGCTGTTGCTGCTTTACCCGACGCTACGCACGACGCGCATCGTCGGCTCCGACGTCGCGCACGCGGTGCCGCTCACGCTGCTCGCAGGCGCGGGGCACTGGCTGCTGGGTTCGATCGACTGGTCGATGCTGCTGTCGCTGCTGACCGGTTCACTGCCGGGTATTGCGGTGGGCAGCATGCTGTCGTCGCGTGCACCGGACGCGCTGTTGCGCAATATCCTCGCTGCGACGCTGACGCTCGTCGGCGTGCGGCTGGTGCTCGCGTGA
- the rarD gene encoding EamA family transporter RarD has protein sequence MNPGVVYAFLAFTLWGLFPIYFKALHQISPLEMLSHRMIWSMLFLFVVLTVRLQWRWLGPVLRDRRLLARFAASAVLLSTNWGIYIWAVNAGHIVEASLGYFINPLINVLFGLAFLGERLRRLQWVSVAIATGGVVWLSWQGGHLPWISLALALSFGGYGLLRKTAQLGALEGLTLETVMLFPLALLYLGWLAAHGDSGFVAASPGVRFLLALAGPITAVPLLLFAAGARRIPLSMLGVLLYVTPTLQLLIGVLIYSEPFGTGRMIGYGAIWIALAVYSLEGIWRAKKTARA, from the coding sequence ATGAATCCCGGCGTCGTCTACGCGTTTCTCGCTTTTACCCTGTGGGGCCTCTTCCCGATCTACTTCAAGGCGCTGCACCAGATCTCCCCGCTCGAGATGCTGTCGCACCGGATGATCTGGTCGATGCTGTTCCTGTTCGTCGTGCTCACCGTGCGGCTGCAGTGGCGCTGGCTCGGACCGGTGCTGCGCGACCGTCGGCTCCTCGCGCGCTTCGCCGCAAGCGCGGTGCTGCTGTCGACCAACTGGGGTATCTATATCTGGGCGGTGAATGCTGGCCATATCGTCGAGGCGAGTCTCGGCTACTTCATCAATCCGTTGATCAACGTGCTGTTCGGGCTCGCGTTTCTCGGCGAGCGGTTGCGTCGTCTGCAGTGGGTGTCGGTGGCGATCGCGACCGGCGGTGTCGTGTGGCTCTCGTGGCAGGGCGGCCATCTGCCGTGGATCAGTTTGGCGCTCGCGCTGTCGTTCGGCGGTTATGGGCTGCTGCGCAAGACCGCGCAGCTGGGCGCGCTCGAAGGGCTCACGCTCGAAACGGTGATGCTGTTTCCGCTCGCGCTGCTATACCTCGGCTGGCTGGCGGCGCACGGCGATAGCGGCTTTGTCGCGGCGTCGCCGGGCGTGCGGTTTCTGCTTGCGCTTGCGGGACCGATTACCGCCGTGCCGCTGCTGCTGTTCGCCGCAGGCGCGCGACGCATTCCGCTGTCGATGCTAGGCGTGCTCTTGTACGTGACGCCGACGCTGCAATTGCTGATCGGCGTGCTGATCTACTCGGAGCCGTTCGGCACGGGGCGGATGATCGGTTACGGCGCGATCTGGATCGCGCTCGCGGTGTATTCGCTCGAAGGGATCTGGCGGGCGAAGAAAACCGCGCGCGCGTGA
- a CDS encoding LysE family translocator: MSSTGLFLTAAGVGLAVAAPIGAMGMLCIRRTLTAGPRAGLAIGFGIASGDAFYGLVAALGLVGVSHFMLAFDRPLHLAAGLFLLYLGVRALLQKAPAADSETEGAALAKIGRAGALRAYGGAFLLTLTNPQTVIMFAALFATLAPRGPFSSSVALTTVAGVFCGSIAWWCFLVTVVSLARHAVGSRVRTLIDRAAGVALAAFGVVEIRRAI, from the coding sequence ATGTCCAGCACAGGTCTTTTTCTCACGGCAGCGGGCGTGGGTCTCGCGGTAGCCGCACCGATCGGTGCAATGGGGATGCTGTGCATCCGTCGCACGCTGACGGCCGGCCCGCGCGCGGGTCTCGCGATCGGCTTCGGGATCGCGAGCGGCGACGCGTTCTATGGACTCGTCGCGGCGCTCGGACTCGTCGGCGTGTCGCACTTCATGCTGGCGTTCGACCGGCCGCTGCATCTCGCTGCTGGTCTGTTCCTGCTGTACCTCGGCGTGCGCGCATTGCTGCAGAAGGCACCCGCCGCCGATAGCGAAACCGAAGGTGCCGCGCTCGCGAAGATCGGCCGCGCGGGCGCGTTGCGCGCGTACGGCGGCGCGTTTCTGCTGACGCTCACCAACCCGCAGACGGTCATCATGTTCGCCGCGCTGTTTGCGACGCTGGCACCGCGCGGACCGTTTTCATCGAGCGTCGCGTTGACGACGGTCGCGGGCGTGTTCTGCGGATCGATCGCGTGGTGGTGTTTTCTCGTGACGGTGGTGTCGCTCGCGCGGCATGCGGTCGGTAGCCGCGTGCGGACGCTGATCGACCGTGCGGCCGGTGTCGCGCTTGCGGCGTTTGGCGTCGTCGAGATCCGTCGCGCGATCTGA